The following proteins are co-located in the Candidatus Paracaedibacter acanthamoebae genome:
- the dnaA gene encoding chromosomal replication initiator protein DnaA: MGVAQQSLSQHADHGNFVHEWTSVCQRLQADLGEATFRSWIVPLVITNFGGGLVQIAAPTRFIRDWVASNFLERIRNYWQDLNPTIDTIDLIVRQASAVVSFDVPQASVAAVSEETETEIEGSFISSTLDPRFTFDNFVVGKPNELAYAAALRVAESTTVQFNPLFLYGGVGLGKTHLMHAIAWHIKRCHPERRVIYLSAEKFMYQFIRALRYKDTVAFKEQFRSVDVLMIDDVQFISGKDTTQEEFFHTFNALVDRNHQVIVSADKSPSDLQGMEERLKSRLGWGLVADIHPTTYELRLGILQSKAETLNTQVPKNVLEFLAFKIASNVRELEGALNRIIAHSTLVGREINLEMTQDVLRDLLKANDRRVTIEDIQKRVAEYYSIKISDMQSSRRSQNVARPRQVAMYLSKILTSRSLPDIGRKFGGRDHTTVLHAVRKVEELIASDREFSEDLSILRRTLEV, translated from the coding sequence GTGGGAGTCGCGCAGCAATCTCTGTCGCAACATGCAGATCATGGCAATTTTGTCCATGAATGGACTTCAGTTTGTCAACGGTTGCAGGCTGATCTGGGTGAGGCTACCTTTCGCAGTTGGATCGTTCCTCTTGTCATTACTAATTTTGGTGGTGGTTTAGTGCAGATTGCGGCTCCGACGCGCTTTATACGCGATTGGGTGGCGAGTAACTTCCTTGAGCGTATTCGTAATTATTGGCAAGACTTGAACCCAACCATTGATACAATTGACTTGATTGTGCGTCAAGCCTCGGCTGTGGTTAGTTTTGATGTGCCACAGGCATCTGTTGCAGCGGTGAGTGAAGAAACTGAGACTGAAATTGAAGGAAGCTTTATCAGTTCTACCTTGGATCCTCGCTTCACGTTTGATAATTTTGTGGTCGGAAAGCCAAATGAGCTTGCTTATGCGGCAGCCCTGCGGGTGGCGGAGTCGACCACAGTTCAGTTTAATCCCTTGTTTCTGTATGGGGGCGTTGGCCTTGGTAAAACTCACTTGATGCATGCCATTGCTTGGCATATTAAGCGATGCCATCCTGAACGCCGCGTTATTTATCTTTCAGCAGAAAAATTTATGTATCAGTTTATCCGAGCTTTGCGCTACAAAGATACCGTGGCTTTTAAAGAACAGTTCCGGTCCGTTGATGTTCTAATGATCGATGATGTGCAATTCATCAGTGGTAAAGATACCACCCAAGAAGAATTTTTTCACACCTTTAATGCCCTAGTTGACCGTAATCATCAGGTTATCGTTTCAGCGGATAAGTCGCCCTCTGACCTTCAAGGAATGGAAGAGCGTCTAAAGTCTCGATTAGGCTGGGGACTAGTTGCTGATATTCATCCCACCACCTATGAGTTACGTCTGGGGATTTTGCAATCGAAGGCTGAAACCCTTAATACACAAGTTCCTAAAAATGTGTTAGAGTTTTTGGCCTTTAAGATTGCGTCTAATGTTCGTGAGCTTGAAGGGGCTTTGAACCGTATCATTGCGCATTCGACCTTAGTGGGACGTGAGATTAATTTGGAAATGACCCAAGATGTATTGCGCGATTTGCTGAAAGCTAATGATCGCCGCGTTACTATCGAGGATATTCAAAAACGCGTGGCTGAGTATTACAGTATTAAAATTTCCGATATGCAGTCCTCAAGACGATCCCAAAATGTGGCCCGTCCGCGACAGGTGGCGATGTATTTATCAAAAATTCTTACCTCCCGTTCCTTGCCTGATATTGGTCGTAAATTTGGTGGGCGGGATCATACAACTGTGCTACATGCCGTGCGTAAAGTTGAAGAGTTAATAGCAAGTGATCGAGAGTTTTCAGAAGATTTATCGATTTTAAGACGAACATTGGAGGTC